The proteins below come from a single Miscanthus floridulus cultivar M001 chromosome 1, ASM1932011v1, whole genome shotgun sequence genomic window:
- the LOC136462968 gene encoding agamous-like MADS-box protein AGL14: MVRGKTELKRIENATSRQVTFSKRRNGLLKKAFELSVLCDAEVGLIVFSPRGKLYEFASAARCVLLLPSFLRPACFSRPTDESEYVSRRPQQLLLRFQTVGGEFDLIFLGFG; this comes from the coding sequence ATGGTGCGGGGGAAGACGGAGCTGAAGCGGATAGAGAACGCGACGAGCCGGCAGGTGACCTTCTCCAAGCGCCGCAACGGGCTGCTCAAGAAGGCCTTCGAGCTCTCCGTGCTCTGCGATGCTGAGGTCGGGCTCATCGTCTTCTCCCCGCGCGGCAAGCTCTACGAGTTCGCCAGCGCCGCCAGGTGCGTCCTCCTCTTGCCATCCTTCCTCCGGCCTGCATGCTTCTCCCGGCCCACCGACGAATCTGAATACGTGTCCCGCAGGCCGCAGCAGTTGCTCCTTCGATTTCAAACTGTCGGTGGTGAATTTGACTTGATTTTTCTGGGATTTGGTTGA